A DNA window from Zonotrichia leucophrys gambelii isolate GWCS_2022_RI chromosome 15, RI_Zleu_2.0, whole genome shotgun sequence contains the following coding sequences:
- the SLC25A1 gene encoding tricarboxylate transport protein, mitochondrial: MPAPAAPRSLAAAAAPAGKAKLTHPGKAILAGGLAGGIEICITFPTEYVKTQLQLDEKANPPRYKGIGDCVKQTVRDHGVRGLYRGLSSLLYGSIPKAAVRFGTFEFLSNRMRDEQGRLDSTRGFICGLGAGMAEAVAVVCPMETVKVKFIHDQSSPNPKYRGFFHGVREIVREQGLKGTYQGLTATVLKQGSNQAIRFFVMTSLRNWYKGDNPNKAINPFITGVFGAIAGAASVFGNTPLDVVKTRMQGLEAHKYKNTWDCAYQIMKHEGPLAFYKGTVPRLGRVCLDVAIVFIIYDEVVKLLDKVWKTD, encoded by the exons AtgcccgcccccgccgcgccccgcagcctggccgctgccgccgcccccgccggcaAGGCCAAGCTCACGCACCCCGGCAAGGCCATCCTGGCAG GTGGCCTGGCTGGAGGGATCGAGATCTGCATCACGTTCCCCACTGAGTATGTGAAGACGCAGCTGCAGCTGGACGAGAAGGCAAACCCTCCCCGCTACAAGGGCATTG GGGACTGTGTGAAGCAGACTGTCCGTGACCATGGCGTCCGGGGGCTCTACCGGGGGCTCAGCTCGCTGTTGTACGGCTCcatccccaaggctgctgtCAG GTTTGGGACGTTTGAGTTCCTCAGCAACCGGATGAGAGACGAGCAGGGGCGGCTGGACAGCACGCGGGGCTTCATCTgcgggctgggggctggcatGGCTGAGGCTGTGGCCGTGGTCTGCCCCATGGAGACTGTGAAG GTGAAGTTTATCCATGACCAGAGCTCTCCCAACCCCAAATACCGTGGTTTCTTCCATGGCGTCCGGGAGATCGTTCGGGAACAGG GACTGAAGGGGACCTACCAGGGCTTAACTGCAACTGTCCTCAAGCAAGGATCAAACCAGGCCATCCGCTTCTTTGTCATGACCTCCCTCAGGAACTGGTACAAAG GGGACAATCCCAACAAGGCCATTAACCCCTTCATAACAGGGGTGTTTGGAGCCattgctggagctgccagcgTCTTTGGCAACACTCCCTTGGATGTAGTGAAGACCAGGATGCAG ggGCTGGAAGCGCACAAGTACAAGAACACCTGGGACTGCGCCTACCAGATCATGAAACACGAAGGGCCCTTGGC GTTTTACAAGGGTACAGTGCCTCGCTTGGGCCGTGTGTGTCTTGACGTGGCCATCGTCTTCATCATCTACGATGAGGTGGTCAAACTCCTTGACAAGGTGTGGAAAACGGACTGA